The genomic region TAGGCCGTATAAAACGCATAACTGACAAACATCGCTCCCCAGTAAAAGCCCGGCTCGGGCGTAAAGTTTTCCCGGCAATGCGGACACTGCTCATGCATCCGGTCAAAATGCAGCGAGAAGGCGCTTTTGGTCACAAAAAAGTCGCCCTGCTGGCAGCGGGGACATTTATTAAACAAGACACTGTAGAATCGGCTATGAGTTGACATGGCTTGGAGTCGTTTGGTTGCCACTTGCCCGAAACAGGCAGTGATTACCCTGCAAAAGTACCGGTTCAGAAAGCCAAAAGGAATGACAAATCAGGCTAAGTATGGTACAAATCAACGATACGCCGTGAGCTTTTCCCTAAACTCTGCCGGCGTTTGGCCCGTGTATTTTTTGAAGAAGCGAACAAAGTAAGACGGGTCCTCGAACGCCAGGTTGAACCCAATTTCCTTGACTGATTGGGTGGTATGGGTCAACAGTCGCTGCGCCTCAATGACCAGCCGGTCGTGGAGTAGCTGACTGGCTGTTTTGTTCAGCACTTTTTTGCAGATATGATTCAGATAATTAGGCGTAAGCCCCATTTGGGAAGCGTAGACCCGCGTCTCCCGAACGCTCAGAAACTGCTCTTCCAGCAGCTCTTCATACTGCCGGACCCGGGCATATAACTGCTGTTCTGTACCTGCCAACTGCTGGCGGTAAAGCCGGTTGGCCGACTCCAGCAGAATATGCACAAAAGAAAGAAAAACCTCGTCCCGGTTTGCCTGTCGCTGGCTGTATTCTTCAAAGGCGTACGTCAGGAGATCGCCGAACCGCTTCGACTCTTCGCCAACTTCCAGCAGGGGGAGTTGCTGGTGGGAATGGAAAAAAGGGTACTGGTACAACCGGTTCCCGTAAAGGCCGCGGAAAAAATGGGAATCAAAGAACAGATTGAACCCTTCAATGTCCGGCGACAGCTTCCAGCTGTGTACCTGTCCGGGCGTCAGAAAATAGAGTTGGGCCGGTTTGACCTTGTACGTTTTAAAATCGATGGTGTGCGTGCCGCTGCCCTGCCGGATCCACATCACCAGATAAAACGAATGGGAATGAGGCTTATCGATTCCCTTAAATTCCTTGACAAGCTTCTCCAGCGGCGTCATATAAAACAACGACTCCGGTTCGTGACGGGGAAACGATTGTAGCTGATAAACCGGTAAGGCTGACGATGCTGGCTTTTTTCTCACGGCCCGAATATAACGCAGCAGAAGCAGAGCCGCCCCCCAACGCATGAAAAAGCCACGCCCGAAAGCATGGCTTTTGTGTTCCAATAAATTATTTTTCCGCTGACTGGTTACTAGACGTTCACATTCAGCTTCATTACGTTGCCGTAGCTGATCTGAATTGCCTCCAGCGGCGGGCGCTTGCAGACGTCCTGCTCGACGAAGAAATGCTTCAGTCCGGCCGTTTTGCCCGCGTTCAGGATGCGCTGGAAATCAATCGAGCCGGTGCCCACTTCGGCAAACGTGCGGCTTTCGCTCTTTTCCATGTCTTTCAGGTGCACGAGCGGGAAGCGGCCGGGGTTTTGTTTGAAGAGTTCGACCGGGTCTTTTCCGGCAAAAACGGCCCAGTAAAGGTCCAGTTCCATTTTCACCAGGTTCTTGTCGGTCTGTTTCAGCAGGATGTCGTAAGGCTCCTGACCGTCCATTTTCTCGAACTCAAAATCGTGGTTATGGTAGCCGAACTGGATACCGGCCTTTTTGGTCACCTCCGCCGACTTGTTGAACAGCGCGGCGTGGCGCTTGTAGTCGTCCAGCTTTTTCCGCTCGTCCGGAAACAGGAAGGCGCAGTTCATGTATTTCAGGCCGAGCGTGGCGGCATCGTCTACGGCCCGCTGCCAGTCGTTGGTCAGCGAACCTTTCATCTGCGGCATGGCAACGCCCGCCAGGTAGTGCCCGCTCACCGGAGTGAGGTTGAAGCCCTTCAGCATGGAGCCAAACTCAGCGGCTGTTTTGCCAAAGAATTTGCCGTCACTGTAGCCAAACAGTTCAACTTCTTTATAACCGATTTCGGAGACCTTCCGCAGCGTCCCTTCCAGGTCTTTACCCAGTTGTTCGCGCAGGGTGTATAACTGGAGGCCGACGTTTTTCGGCGGTTTGGCAAAAACATCCAGCCGCGAAAGCAGCGGCAGACTCAGCGCAAGCGCGCTGTTCTTCAGGAAGGTTTTTCGGGAAATAGACTGCATGACGTTCTCGTAAATTTTGAAGCCAGTCCGGTTAAGCGGCTTTATTGTATCAGTTTGATACAATAATAGAGAAATCGTTAAAGAGTATCAACGTTGATTGTTAATTTTAACGAATAAATTGAACGAAATGGAGAGCAGAAAGGGCCTGATCCGATTTTTATCCGATACGGAGGAAAAACAGTTTTTGTCAAACATTTCCATCGACTGCGTCGTCCTTGGCTTCCACGACGGTCATCTGAAGGTACTTCTGCTGCGGTTTACGGAAACGGACCTGTACGCTTTACCCGGCGGCTTTGTCCGGCAGGAGGAAAGCCTTGACGAAGCGGCGTACCGAATACTGGCCGAACGGACCGGCCTGCAGAACATTTATCTCCGGCAATTTCACACCTTCGGCGATCCGGCCCGCCGCAACGACGCCACGCACCGGCAGATCATGGCCGTCCGGGGGCTGGCGCTGCCCGATAGCCACTGGCTGTTCGAGCGGTTCATATCGGTCGGTTATTACGCTCTGGTCGATTTTTCGGAGGTCCACCCCAAGCCCGATGACTTCTCGGACGCGGCGGACTGGTACGAACTGGAGGCCCTTCCCCCGCTGGTCTTTGACCATAACCAGATTGTCGACAAAGCCCTCTCGGCGCTTCGGCTCAGTCTGGAATACGCCCCGGTCGGCGTGAACCTGCTGCCGGAGGTTTTCACGATGGCCGACCTACAGCAGCTTTACGAAACCATCCTCGGCACCCGGCTGCTCCGGACCAATTTTCAACGGAAGATGCTGAGTCTGAATCTGCTGGAACGGGTGGACAAAAAGCGAACCGGCAAAGCGCACAAGGCTCCGTACCTCTACCGGTTCGTGACCAGAACCTTCCCAGACGGGGCCGATTCGTCCTCAGGCTTCCTTGACTGACGCCCAGGGCGTCTGCTGCAGGTTCCGCACGAGCAGCAGAAAACCACCCCACGCCAGCGGAATAGCCATCCAGACGACGTAGGGAAGCGACGCCATGCCGTAATGCAAAAACCCGAGCAGGCCTACGGCAGCCATAATGCCGAAGACACGAAACGTATTGGTTCCTTTGGTTACCTGTTCCAACGGCATTGAAAAGGGCATCCGGCTGTTTCCGCCCAGTGCAAAAAGTACCAGCGTAGAAGCGTTGATGCCCCAGGACAGCAGAATGTCGCCAATGGAATGGGGTCCCGCCAGCATCAGCGTGATCAGGCCTGTAATCAGATAAACTGGCAGGCAAAACTGCACCAGAACGGCTTTTACGGCCCC from Tellurirhabdus rosea harbors:
- a CDS encoding sugar phosphate isomerase/epimerase family protein; its protein translation is MQSISRKTFLKNSALALSLPLLSRLDVFAKPPKNVGLQLYTLREQLGKDLEGTLRKVSEIGYKEVELFGYSDGKFFGKTAAEFGSMLKGFNLTPVSGHYLAGVAMPQMKGSLTNDWQRAVDDAATLGLKYMNCAFLFPDERKKLDDYKRHAALFNKSAEVTKKAGIQFGYHNHDFEFEKMDGQEPYDILLKQTDKNLVKMELDLYWAVFAGKDPVELFKQNPGRFPLVHLKDMEKSESRTFAEVGTGSIDFQRILNAGKTAGLKHFFVEQDVCKRPPLEAIQISYGNVMKLNVNV
- a CDS encoding helix-turn-helix domain-containing protein, with the protein product MTPLEKLVKEFKGIDKPHSHSFYLVMWIRQGSGTHTIDFKTYKVKPAQLYFLTPGQVHSWKLSPDIEGFNLFFDSHFFRGLYGNRLYQYPFFHSHQQLPLLEVGEESKRFGDLLTYAFEEYSQRQANRDEVFLSFVHILLESANRLYRQQLAGTEQQLYARVRQYEELLEEQFLSVRETRVYASQMGLTPNYLNHICKKVLNKTASQLLHDRLVIEAQRLLTHTTQSVKEIGFNLAFEDPSYFVRFFKKYTGQTPAEFREKLTAYR
- a CDS encoding NUDIX hydrolase, with the protein product MESRKGLIRFLSDTEEKQFLSNISIDCVVLGFHDGHLKVLLLRFTETDLYALPGGFVRQEESLDEAAYRILAERTGLQNIYLRQFHTFGDPARRNDATHRQIMAVRGLALPDSHWLFERFISVGYYALVDFSEVHPKPDDFSDAADWYELEALPPLVFDHNQIVDKALSALRLSLEYAPVGVNLLPEVFTMADLQQLYETILGTRLLRTNFQRKMLSLNLLERVDKKRTGKAHKAPYLYRFVTRTFPDGADSSSGFLD
- a CDS encoding DUF983 domain-containing protein gives rise to the protein MSTHSRFYSVLFNKCPRCQQGDFFVTKSAFSLHFDRMHEQCPHCRENFTPEPGFYWGAMFVSYAFYTAYTLLTFFIFVQGLNVDLDYYLIGLTPSLILLTPYFFRLARRAWLTIFISPVPQKVHPAER